TCTTGGTGACCGTCTCCTCGAGGTTGCCCCCGGAACCGGTGAACTTGCCGGTGTTGACGTCCACGACCGTCATCGCCTCGGTGCGGTCGATGATCAGCGAGCCACCGGAGGGCAGCCAGACCTTGCGGTCGAGACCCTTGTGGATCTGCTCCTCGATCCGGTAGGTCGCGAAGAGGTCGGCGTTGTCGCCGTCGTGCTTCTCCAGCCGGTCCTCGAGGTCGGGAGCCACGTGGGTGACGTAGCCGTGCACCGTGTCCCACGCGTCGTCGCCCTGCACCACCAGCTTGGAGAAGTCCTCGGTGAAGAGGTCACGCACGACCTTGAGCATCAGGTCGGGCTCGCCGTAGAGGAGCTGCGGGGCGTTGCCCTTGGCCTTCTTCTCGATGTCGGCCCACCGTGCGGTGAGACGTTCGACGTCGCGGGTCAGCTCATCCTCGCTGGCGCCCTCGGCGGCGGTGCGGACGATGACACCGGCCCCGTCGGGGACGATCTCCTTGAGCAACGACTTCAGGCGGTTGCGCTCGGTGTCGGGGAGCTTGCGGGAGATGCCGCTGTTGGTGCCGTCGGGCACGTAGACCAGGAAACGACCCGCGAGGCTCACCTGGCTGGTGAGCCGGGCGCCCTTGTGGCCCACCGGGTCCTTGGTGACCTGGACGAGCACCGACTGGCCGGAGGAGAGGACGGACTCGATCTTGCGCGGCTGCCCGTCCTTGTGGCCGAGCGCGGACCAGTTGACCTCACCGGCGTAGAGCACGGCGTTGCGGCCCTTGCCGATGTCGATGAACGCCGCCTCCATGGAGGGCAGCACGTTCTGGACCCGGCCGAGGTAGACGTTGCCGATCAGGGAGGTCTGCGACTCCCTGGCTACGTAGTGCTCCACGAGCACCTTGTCCTCGAGGACGGCGATCTGCGTCAGGTCCTCACGCTGCCGGATCGCCATCACGCGGTCCACGGACTCGCGGCGGGCGAGGAACTCGGCCTCGCTGACGATGGGGGCCCGACGGCGCCCGGCCTCACGTCCCTCGCGGCGTCGCTGCTTCTTGGCCTCGAGGCGGGTGGAGCCGGTCACGGCCGTGATCTGGTCCTCGGCGGACCTGCCCTGGCGGACCTTGGTGACGGTGTTCTGCGGGTCGTCGTCGGCGTCACCGCCGGACTCGCCGGCCCGCCGACGGCGGCGGCGACGCCGTGACGAGGAGGAACCGGGCTCACCGGCCTGCTCGTCCGTGCTGCCGGGGTCGCCGGAGGTGTCGGCGGCGTCGGCGTCCTGGTCGGACTCCCCCGCGCCGTCCTCGCCGCCGGACTTGCGACGGCGACGTCCCCCGCGCCGCCGACGCCGGCGGCTGGCACCGTCGCCCGACTCGCTGCCCTCGGCGTCATCGGGGCCCTGGTCCTCACCGGTCTCGTCGTCCCCGGCCGCGGGAGCGCCGTCCTGGACCGGCTCGGCCTCGGCCGCCGGCTTGGCGCGGCGCGGCTTGGCGGGCGCCTGCGTGGTGTCCGGCGCCTGGAAGAGCAGCATGGTGGGGGCCGGCCCCTCGTCCGGCTCCGTCGACTCGCTCGGGCTCTCGGCCGGGGCGGGCTCGGCCTTCTTCCTCGTGGCGCGCTTGGGGGCGGCCGGGGTCTCCGTGTCGGTCGCCGACCCGTCGGACTCCGCGGCATCGGCCGTGGCGTCGGCGGCGGTCGGCTCGGCGGCCTTCTTCGCCGCGCTCTTCTTCGCGGCGGTCTTCTTGGCGGTCGGCTTCTTGGCGGTCGTGGACTTCTTCGCCGTCGTCGCCTTCTTCGCCGCGGCCTTCTTTGCGGGCTTGGCGTCCTTCCCCGAGGAGGCCGAGGCGCCGGCGTCCTCCGGTGCGGGCTGCGCAGCCGCCTCGGCGGCTTCAGGGGTGGATTCGGGAGTGGTGTCCTCAGTCATCGGTACATCCCTCTGTCCGACGCCACGGGTGCGCCGGACCGTCGGCGTCGCCGTCGCGGTGGTGCCAGACGGCGTCGCAAAGCCTTCGTGTGTGCCGACGACACCCTCCGCGGGCCGCGTCGACGCTCACCTGTCGCCGGCCTGCCGCGGTCGCCGGGCCCCTGTACGCCGGAGGTCTGTCACCCACTCCAGCCGGGCCGCGTCGCGGTCGGGCGACGACGGGCGTTCGTCGTGCCGGCCCACTCGTGCTGACCGGCGAGAACGTCGTCGGGTCGGTTCGGACCGACCGAGGCCGAGTATCGCACACGGGCCCGCGAACGGGGTCATGCCCGGAGGGTGGGTCGCTCAGGCGAAGGGGTCGCGCAGGGATCCGTCCTCGGCGAGGGTCCCCTGCTCGAGCCGCGTGAGGAGCGGGGCGTCCCCCGTGTGCAGTCCCGTCAGCTGGCGCAGCCCGGTGAGGACGTCGTCGGGCCGGACAGCCGGGACCGTGTGGTGGAGGACGAGGTCGAGCGACCCGCCGTCGGCGGTCAGGGTCACCACGGCCGCCCGGCAGTCGAACTCACGCATCCCCTTCTTGGTCATCCGCTCCACGGTGACCGAGTCGGCATCCAAGAAGCGCGTCACCGCACCGGCCAGCGCCTCCGGGTCCGCGGCGGTGTCGATGCGCCAGCGGCTCGCGGTCAGCAGGTCCGCGAGCGATCCCCCGGGCGACTCAGCCACGGCGAGCACGTCGAGGCCGGCGGGCAGTGCGTCCTCGAGGTCGCGCCGGACCTGGTCC
The genomic region above belongs to Nocardioides coralli and contains:
- a CDS encoding ribonuclease E/G translates to MTEDTTPESTPEAAEAAAQPAPEDAGASASSGKDAKPAKKAAAKKATTAKKSTTAKKPTAKKTAAKKSAAKKAAEPTAADATADAAESDGSATDTETPAAPKRATRKKAEPAPAESPSESTEPDEGPAPTMLLFQAPDTTQAPAKPRRAKPAAEAEPVQDGAPAAGDDETGEDQGPDDAEGSESGDGASRRRRRRGGRRRRKSGGEDGAGESDQDADAADTSGDPGSTDEQAGEPGSSSSRRRRRRRRAGESGGDADDDPQNTVTKVRQGRSAEDQITAVTGSTRLEAKKQRRREGREAGRRRAPIVSEAEFLARRESVDRVMAIRQREDLTQIAVLEDKVLVEHYVARESQTSLIGNVYLGRVQNVLPSMEAAFIDIGKGRNAVLYAGEVNWSALGHKDGQPRKIESVLSSGQSVLVQVTKDPVGHKGARLTSQVSLAGRFLVYVPDGTNSGISRKLPDTERNRLKSLLKEIVPDGAGVIVRTAAEGASEDELTRDVERLTARWADIEKKAKGNAPQLLYGEPDLMLKVVRDLFTEDFSKLVVQGDDAWDTVHGYVTHVAPDLEDRLEKHDGDNADLFATYRIEEQIHKGLDRKVWLPSGGSLIIDRTEAMTVVDVNTGKFTGSGGNLEETVTKNNLEAAEEIVRQLRLRDIGGIIVIDFIDMVLESNRDLVLRRLVECLGRDRTRHQVAEVTSLGLVQMTRKRIGTGLLEAFSETCEHCGGRGLITTEAPVEPKKGDDDSRRGNRRSRRGRGGAGSGNGNGGSGGNGQSASPSPKDVAAMARPAPKQAEDAEDAGNAETAETETEGSTAEPDAPVPAAAADQAQPAAEQAADATPDRSGGASEPSAQEKPDQAPDRPESDEPSPASEPARGADTPTEPGPERPAEPQAPKVVTRTRRRSASRPAGPPAGASAAPPTAVGSIGSPPVDGAVEPGTADAEPATPPVVEHVPVKKRGSRKR
- a CDS encoding TIGR03936 family radical SAM-associated protein → MREQPEQQAPPVQRLRVRYAKRGRLRFTSHRDFSRAFERAVFRARVPMAYSSGFNPHPRISYAGAAPTGSASEAEYLEIALAERAEPDQVRRDLEDALPAGLDVLAVAESPGGSLADLLTASRWRIDTAADPEALAGAVTRFLDADSVTVERMTKKGMREFDCRAAVVTLTADGGSLDLVLHHTVPAVRPDDVLTGLRQLTGLHTGDAPLLTRLEQGTLAEDGSLRDPFA